Below is a window of Parafrankia irregularis DNA.
CCCATCGTGAACCGCATCATGTTGGGGGCCCGCCTGCGCCGCCTTCGTGAGGGAACCGGAATCACCCGGGAGAAGGCCGGTTACCAGATCCGTGCCTCCGACTCGAAGATCAGCCGCATGGAGCTCGGGCGGGTCGGTTTCAAGGAACGCGACGTGGCCGACCTGCTCACCCTGTACGGCGTGGTCGCCGAGGCCGACCGTGCCCCGATCCTCGCACTGGCCAGGGAGTCGAACCGGCCGGGCTGGTGGCGTGGCTTCGCCGACGTCGTGTCCCCCTGGGCGGAGCCCTACCTGGGGCTGGAGGCCGCCGCGGCTTTGATCCGGACCTACCACCTGCACCTGGTTCCCGACCTGTTGCAGACCGCGGACTACGCCCGTGCCGTCGTGCTCCAGACCAGCAGCCGGGGCTCGCTGACCGACGAGGCCGTCGACCGTGCCGTCGCGATGCGGATGGCCCGGCAGCGCCTGCTGACCAGGCCGGACCCGCCGAAGCTGTGGGCCGTCGTGGACGAGGCCGCGCTGCGCCCGCGGATCGGCTCCACCGCGGTCCTGCGGGCCCAGCTGGCGCATCTGGCCGAGCTGGCGGCGGCGCCGAACATCGTCATCCAGATCCTGCCCGCGGCCTACGGCGGGCACGTCTCGGCGGCCGGGGCCTTCACGATCCTGCGGTTCCTTGAACCCGAGGTGCCCGATGTGGTCCACCTCGAGCACCTGACCGGCGCCGCCCACCTCGACCGGCCCGAGGACGTCGACCGCTACGAGGAGCTGATGAACCGGATCGGTGTCGACAGCGTCACCCCGGAGCGCACCCCGGACCACCTCGCCCGGCTGAGCGCGCGCCTCGAGCGCTGAGCCCGGCCCGCCGCATGTACCGGCCTGCCGCCGAGCCTGTCCGCGGCGGTGTCGGTCTGCGGACAACGGGGCATCACGCAATGGCGTCAGGTGGGCCCGCTCCGTAAGCTTGGGGCGTTCTCGTCCGGACCCGGCGCCTGGAGGCTGCCTTGCCACGTCTACCGACCCGTACCGCGCTCACCGCCGCCCTCGCGGCGGCCGGGCTGACGCTGGTGGTGAGCGGCTGCGGCGCCGAGGACAACCAGGCCGCCGCGGCGACCTCCACCGCCTCCGCGACGCCCACGCCGGCTGCCTCCGGGTCGGCGCAGGCCACCCGTGGCGGGGCCGCCGCCGGGTCCGTCGACGTCGTTCTGTACAACGTCACCGGGGCGGATGTGGGCACGGTGACCCTCACCCCCGTCGACGGCGCCGTCCGGGTCGAAGGCCGGTTCCACGGCCTCACCCCGGGGGGCTACCACGGGTTCCACATCCACCAGAAGCCGGTCTGTGAGCCCAAGGCCGCCGACGGGGCGTTCAGCACCGCGGGCCCCCACTTCAACCCGGGCGGTACGCATCACGGTGAGCATGCCGGCGACCTGCCGCCGTTGCTGGTGGACAAGGACGGCTCCGCCGAGATCCTCACCCAGAGCGACCGGTTCACCCTCGACGACCTGCGCAGGGGTGGGGTCGCGCTGATCGTGCACGCCCAGCCGGACAACCTCGCTCACATACCGGACCGGTACCAGGCCAGCGGAGCCCCGTCCCCCGGCCCGGACGAGAAGACCAACGCGACCGGTGACGCCGGTGACCGCATCGCCTGTGGCGTGCTCGCGAAGTCCTGACGCCGTCGGTGTGGCGATCCTGCGGTGGTCCTTGGTCTCCCCGCCGGCCGGACCAAGGCAGGGTGATCTCCGCCCGCCCTCGGTGACACCGTGAGGTACGACACCGAGGGTGGGGAGGATCTCAATGTGGAGCCGTCCGATCGTGTCCAACGTCGTGACGTTGGACGTCAACGCCACCTACCTGACCGACGCCGGGAAGCGGGTTCCCGCGCTGGTCTCGCTGGGCTTCGATCCGCTGGACCCGGTCGCGATCACCGTGCGGGCCCAGGTCGACGAGCCGCGCCTGGCCATGGCGACCTTCGCCCGGGCGCTGTTCGTCGTCGACGACGACCGGTGGGCCGGCCCGGCAGGACCGGCCGGCCTGGCCGGCCGCGACGAACCCGACGGACCGGTCGGCCTGGCTGGGCCCGATGAGCCGTCCGTCGCGGACGGGGCACGCGTCGAGCCGGTCGTGCGCGGCGGGCGACGCCTGTTGTCGGTGTCGGTGCCCTGCCCCGGTGGGAGGGCCGCGCTCGAGATGTCGGCGACCCGGGTGAGTGCCTTCATCCAACGGACCTACACCCTGGTTCCCGTGGCGGCTGAGGCCGCCATGATCGACCTTGATCT
It encodes the following:
- a CDS encoding superoxide dismutase family protein, which translates into the protein MPRLPTRTALTAALAAAGLTLVVSGCGAEDNQAAAATSTASATPTPAASGSAQATRGGAAAGSVDVVLYNVTGADVGTVTLTPVDGAVRVEGRFHGLTPGGYHGFHIHQKPVCEPKAADGAFSTAGPHFNPGGTHHGEHAGDLPPLLVDKDGSAEILTQSDRFTLDDLRRGGVALIVHAQPDNLAHIPDRYQASGAPSPGPDEKTNATGDAGDRIACGVLAKS
- a CDS encoding helix-turn-helix domain-containing protein; protein product: MLDGEPIVNRIMLGARLRRLREGTGITREKAGYQIRASDSKISRMELGRVGFKERDVADLLTLYGVVAEADRAPILALARESNRPGWWRGFADVVSPWAEPYLGLEAAAALIRTYHLHLVPDLLQTADYARAVVLQTSSRGSLTDEAVDRAVAMRMARQRLLTRPDPPKLWAVVDEAALRPRIGSTAVLRAQLAHLAELAAAPNIVIQILPAAYGGHVSAAGAFTILRFLEPEVPDVVHLEHLTGAAHLDRPEDVDRYEELMNRIGVDSVTPERTPDHLARLSARLER
- a CDS encoding SsgA family sporulation/cell division regulator; this encodes MSNVVTLDVNATYLTDAGKRVPALVSLGFDPLDPVAITVRAQVDEPRLAMATFARALFVVDDDRWAGPAGPAGLAGRDEPDGPVGLAGPDEPSVADGARVEPVVRGGRRLLSVSVPCPGGRAALEMSATRVSAFIQRTYTLVPVAAEAAMIDLDLDLGLAALGCG